One region of Danio rerio strain Tuebingen ecotype United States chromosome 5, GRCz12tu, whole genome shotgun sequence genomic DNA includes:
- the her7 gene encoding hairy and enhancer of split related-7 (The RefSeq protein has 1 substitution, 1 non-frameshifting indel compared to this genomic sequence): MKILAQTEKIKMDRKLLKPQVERRRRERMNRSLENLKLLLLQGPEHNQPNQRRLEKAEILEYTVLFLQKANEASKEEEGEEKSQFMEGFSSCLQKAARFLLEEGGLEGSVTSMLCQRLAHPTIRLPVRGHSRKQHAESNPQHHARRPHHKNTVSKAGHPSACRNTKEPQASRAAFRSTDSNTKHSTAQPTSRHPEPASQTVWRPWP, translated from the exons ATGAAAATCCTGGCACAGACTGAAAAAATCAAAATGGACAGAAAG CTGTTAAAACCTCAGGTAGAAAGACGTAGAAGAGAAAGGATGAACCGGAGTCTCGAAAACCTGAAACTTCTGCTCCTGCAAGGCCCAGAACACAAC CAACCTAATCAGAGACGATTAGAGAAAGCAGAGATCCTGGAATACACAGTTCTGTTCCTGCAAAagacgaatgaagcgagtaaagaAGAGGAGGGAGAAGAAAAAAGCCAGTTTATGGAAGGCTTTTCTTCCTGTCTTCAAAAAGCAGCCCGCTTTCTCTTGGAGGAAGGTGGACTGGAAGGCTCGGTCACATCCATGCTGTGTCAACGTCTTGCCCACCCCACCATCAGACTGCCTGTCAGAGGTCACTCCAGAAAGCAGCACGCAGAATCAAACCCACAGCATCATGCGCGTCGTCCACACCACAAAAACTCCAAAGCAGGACATCCATCAGCTTGCAGGAACACCAAAGAACCACAAGCGAGCAGAGCtgcattcagaagcacagactCCAACACAAAGCATTCGACAGCTCAACCAACCTCCCGCCACCCAGAACCAGCCAGCCAGACTGTCTGGAGACCTTGGCCTTAA
- the her7 gene encoding hairy and enhancer of split related-7 isoform X1, whose translation MNPIETCTCCNINQLKHDLLTDISPLCFLKLLKPQVERRRRERMNRSLENLKLLLLQGPEHNQPNQRRLEKAEILEYTVLFLQKTNEASKEEEGEEKSQFMEGFSSCLQKAARFLLEEGGLEGSVTSMLCQRLAHPTIRLPVRGHSRKQHAESNPQHHARRPHHKNSKAGHPSACRNTKEPQASRAAFRSTDSNTKHSTAQPTSRHPEPASQTVWRPWP comes from the exons ATGAATCCCATTGAGACATGCACATGCTGTAATATTAACCAGTTAAAACATGATCTGTTGACTGACATTAGTCCTTTGTGTTTTCTGAAGCTGTTAAAACCTCAGGTAGAAAGACGTAGAAGAGAAAGGATGAACCGGAGTCTCGAAAACCTGAAACTTCTGCTCCTGCAAGGCCCAGAACACAAC CAACCTAATCAGAGACGATTAGAGAAAGCAGAGATCCTGGAATACACAGTTCTGTTCCTGCAAAagacgaatgaagcgagtaaagaAGAGGAGGGAGAAGAAAAAAGCCAGTTTATGGAAGGCTTTTCTTCCTGTCTTCAAAAAGCAGCCCGCTTTCTCTTGGAGGAAGGTGGACTGGAAGGCTCGGTCACATCCATGCTGTGTCAACGTCTTGCCCACCCCACCATCAGACTGCCTGTCAGAGGTCACTCCAGAAAGCAGCACGCAGAATCAAACCCACAGCATCATGCGCGTCGTCCACACCACAAAAACTCCAAAGCAGGACATCCATCAGCTTGCAGGAACACCAAAGAACCACAAGCGAGCAGAGCtgcattcagaagcacagactCCAACACAAAGCATTCGACAGCTCAACCAACCTCCCGCCACCCAGAACCAGCCAGCCAGACTGTCTGGAGACCTTGGCCTTAA